A genome region from Bdellovibrionales bacterium includes the following:
- a CDS encoding RNA-binding protein, whose translation MVETSSRDATDTQAAFVSPAERRCLVTGESKAKSDLIRFVVGPANVVVPDLTLRLPGRGLWVSATREALTRAITKNLFSRAAKTKVTVPPDLLDQVETLLARRCLSLLGLAKGAGAIVTGQPQIEHALSHSGLASILLAADAGRDCRKKLSRAHVTEAGFSRTELGAALGHDHLASVGLKPHALTEKLQKECARWQGVRAKDSDLTDKDTTESSEER comes from the coding sequence ATGGTAGAAACTTCCTCACGCGATGCCACGGACACGCAGGCGGCCTTTGTGTCGCCAGCGGAGCGCCGTTGCCTTGTCACGGGCGAGTCTAAAGCCAAAAGCGATCTGATCCGTTTTGTCGTCGGCCCCGCGAATGTTGTTGTTCCCGACCTCACCTTACGCTTGCCTGGGCGTGGCCTTTGGGTGAGCGCGACGCGCGAGGCGCTGACCCGCGCGATCACCAAAAACCTGTTCTCCCGTGCGGCCAAGACCAAGGTCACGGTTCCCCCCGATCTTCTGGATCAAGTCGAAACGCTGCTTGCGCGGCGGTGCCTGTCGCTTTTGGGCCTTGCCAAAGGCGCGGGCGCGATTGTCACGGGACAGCCCCAAATCGAACATGCTCTTTCGCATAGCGGTTTGGCGTCGATCCTTTTGGCAGCCGATGCAGGGCGCGATTGCCGCAAGAAACTTTCTCGTGCCCATGTGACTGAGGCAGGTTTTTCGCGTACCGAGCTGGGCGCGGCGCTGGGTCATGATCATCTTGCCTCTGTGGGATTGAAGCCCCACGCCCTAACGGAAAAGCTTCAAAAGGAATGCGCACGCTGGCAAGGGGTCAGGGCCAAGGACAGTGATTTAACCGATAAAGACACGACGGAAAGCAGTGAAGAACGATGA